The proteins below are encoded in one region of Bremerella sp. P1:
- a CDS encoding hybrid sensor histidine kinase/response regulator, translated as MPENIRILLIEDSPKEAGLVERYLREAEENFSVVHEDRLDSGLARLAEGQIDVILLDLDLPDSHGLETIRSLHAKSPHLPVVVLSDRVDRDLAAKAIKDGAQDCLPKSNVDPDSLTRCVRYAIERTHRQLVESTLENSEARYRGLVNSLPVCVLQKDLDGRFIFANEAYSEFTGHVVEDILGKTDFDLSPPDVAEKFREDDRKVSESGKQFRDIEVNTTDGHTSWVEVIKSPIRDAHGKIVGTQAIFWDVTERQMAVEALLKAKDAAEEANRAKSEFLANMSHEIRTPLNAVIGMAELLLDTSLTQTQRDYLKMVHESGESLLSVINDILDFSKIEAGKLDLVSKPFDLRETVGDMMKPLGVRAGGNGLELTCHFESDVPAVIEGDPHRLRQIIVNLVGNAIKFTEQGEIDFDVSVDSRDNGNVDLHFEIRDTGIGIPDHKLGTIFEAFEQADTGSTRQYGGTGLGLAICARLVDLMGGKIWVESNVGEGSSFHFTAPFPVTRADRIPHPRAAARIQGTRVLIVDDNATNRTILDEIARSWGMRTQLAADAEEGLMLLKEAYSVGDPHALLLTDVEMPGKDGIDLIAATRDIPNLKDILVIVLSSSERPTTRKRCEDLRISSFLMKPVKQSELFDAIIVALGVASPEDENEVKSIGGLPKIRPLKVLLAEDNRANQRLAIALLQKWGHDVTLAESGKQAVEHWERGDFDLIVMDVQMPEMDGLQATQAIREREKEEGGHVPIIAMTAHALAGDREKCLESGMDGYTSKPLRIQELHQAIAEFFSAEEPAKAQVDSNPSATEPQIDWSHALRACDGDKDLFFDLLHLFLEETPELLNSLDKAIEESNTEAIHRSAHTVVGSLRIIGPTEAGETALQIEKAAQHNAIEQATKLSQQLRNQIDTLFGEASQIVEGRQTLP; from the coding sequence ATGCCTGAAAATATCCGCATTCTCCTAATCGAAGACTCACCCAAAGAAGCTGGGCTGGTCGAGCGTTACCTCCGCGAAGCTGAAGAGAACTTCTCGGTTGTGCACGAGGATCGTCTGGATTCAGGTCTCGCGAGACTAGCCGAGGGGCAGATCGATGTCATTTTGCTTGATCTCGATTTACCAGACAGCCACGGCTTGGAAACCATCCGGTCGCTGCATGCCAAGTCACCTCATCTGCCGGTCGTGGTGCTTTCCGACCGAGTCGATCGCGACTTAGCTGCCAAGGCCATTAAGGATGGGGCGCAAGACTGCCTCCCCAAATCGAATGTCGACCCTGATTCTCTTACGCGGTGTGTCCGCTACGCGATTGAACGTACCCATCGTCAATTGGTCGAATCGACGCTCGAGAACTCGGAGGCCCGCTACCGTGGTCTCGTCAATTCACTTCCCGTTTGCGTCCTGCAGAAAGACCTCGACGGAAGGTTCATCTTTGCTAACGAGGCGTACAGCGAATTCACCGGCCACGTGGTCGAAGACATTCTGGGCAAAACCGACTTCGACCTCTCGCCGCCCGACGTTGCAGAAAAGTTTCGTGAAGACGACCGCAAGGTATCCGAGTCCGGAAAACAGTTCCGCGATATCGAAGTCAACACGACCGATGGTCACACTTCGTGGGTCGAGGTCATCAAGTCTCCCATCCGCGATGCTCACGGCAAAATTGTCGGTACCCAGGCCATCTTTTGGGATGTCACCGAACGCCAAATGGCCGTCGAAGCGCTTTTGAAGGCGAAGGACGCCGCCGAAGAGGCCAACCGTGCCAAGAGCGAGTTTCTCGCGAATATGAGTCACGAGATTCGTACGCCGCTTAATGCGGTCATTGGTATGGCCGAACTGTTGCTCGATACGTCTCTCACGCAGACGCAGCGTGACTATTTGAAGATGGTGCACGAGTCAGGCGAGTCGCTGCTGTCGGTCATTAATGACATTCTCGACTTCTCTAAGATCGAAGCCGGTAAGCTTGACCTGGTCAGCAAACCGTTCGATCTTCGCGAAACAGTTGGCGACATGATGAAGCCACTCGGCGTCCGAGCCGGCGGCAACGGCTTGGAACTGACCTGCCACTTTGAATCGGATGTACCGGCCGTGATCGAAGGAGACCCGCACCGCCTTCGACAGATTATCGTGAACCTGGTTGGCAATGCGATCAAGTTCACCGAACAGGGTGAAATTGACTTCGACGTGTCGGTCGATTCGAGAGATAACGGCAACGTTGATCTCCACTTCGAAATCCGTGACACCGGCATCGGTATCCCAGATCACAAGCTGGGCACGATCTTCGAAGCCTTTGAACAGGCCGACACCGGTTCGACTCGCCAGTACGGTGGAACGGGACTGGGGCTGGCCATTTGTGCCCGACTCGTCGATCTCATGGGTGGAAAGATTTGGGTTGAAAGTAACGTCGGCGAAGGTAGTTCGTTCCACTTTACCGCTCCCTTCCCGGTCACTCGAGCCGATCGGATTCCGCACCCTCGGGCAGCGGCCCGCATTCAAGGTACGCGTGTGTTGATCGTGGACGACAACGCGACCAACCGCACTATTCTGGACGAGATCGCACGAAGCTGGGGCATGCGAACGCAGCTTGCTGCCGATGCGGAAGAAGGTCTCATGCTTCTGAAAGAAGCGTATTCCGTTGGCGATCCACACGCACTGCTGCTGACCGATGTCGAGATGCCTGGCAAGGATGGCATCGACCTGATCGCGGCAACGCGTGATATTCCCAACTTGAAAGACATTCTCGTCATCGTCTTAAGTTCTTCCGAACGCCCCACCACGCGCAAGCGGTGCGAAGACCTGCGAATCAGTTCGTTCCTGATGAAGCCGGTGAAACAATCCGAGTTGTTCGATGCCATCATCGTGGCCCTCGGCGTTGCCTCGCCTGAGGATGAGAACGAAGTCAAATCGATCGGCGGCCTGCCGAAGATTCGCCCCCTGAAAGTCTTGTTGGCAGAAGACAACCGAGCCAATCAACGTCTGGCCATTGCCCTGCTGCAGAAGTGGGGACACGACGTAACGCTCGCTGAATCGGGCAAGCAAGCCGTAGAGCACTGGGAGCGCGGAGATTTCGATTTGATTGTGATGGATGTGCAGATGCCTGAGATGGACGGCCTCCAGGCAACGCAGGCCATCCGAGAACGTGAAAAAGAAGAGGGCGGACACGTTCCGATCATCGCCATGACTGCCCATGCACTGGCTGGTGATCGCGAAAAATGCCTGGAATCCGGCATGGATGGCTACACATCCAAACCGCTACGGATTCAGGAGCTGCATCAGGCCATTGCCGAGTTCTTTTCCGCAGAAGAGCCCGCCAAGGCTCAGGTAGACTCTAATCCTTCCGCGACTGAACCGCAGATCGACTGGTCGCACGCGCTACGAGCGTGTGACGGTGACAAGGACCTGTTCTTCGATCTGCTACACCTCTTCCTGGAAGAAACGCCTGAACTGTTGAATTCCCTGGACAAGGCGATCGAGGAAAGCAATACCGAAGCGATTCATCGGTCTGCTCATACGGTGGTCGGATCACTACGCATTATTGGGCCTACAGAGGCGGGTGAAACTGCCTTGCAAATTGAAAAGGCAGCCCAACACAATGCTATCGAGCAGGCGACGAAACTCTCTCAGCAGCTGCGAAACCAGATCGATACGCTCTTCGGGGAAGCATCTCAGATCGTCGAAGGTCGCCAAACACTCCCCTAG
- a CDS encoding sigma-70 family RNA polymerase sigma factor produces MPDSDDPLESQMPAPASRPNGRDEEFVQLFTLNQHRIYIYLVSLVHDQNAADDIFQETMLVLWREFERFEPGTNFMAWSCTVALNQVRAWRKKQQRDRLQFSDEFLDALSQELDSSADYLQQRYDMLRDCIAKLPQHHRQLIAYRYSSGHAIDEIAEQTQRSIDAVYRLLSRIRRSLQECVTDQLSLEDA; encoded by the coding sequence ATGCCTGATTCCGACGATCCACTCGAAAGCCAAATGCCTGCCCCCGCCAGCCGTCCCAATGGTCGGGACGAGGAGTTTGTGCAGCTGTTTACGCTGAATCAGCATCGAATCTATATCTACCTGGTGAGCCTGGTCCACGATCAGAACGCCGCCGACGATATCTTCCAAGAGACGATGCTGGTTCTATGGCGCGAGTTTGAGCGGTTCGAGCCGGGCACCAACTTCATGGCCTGGTCTTGCACCGTGGCCCTAAATCAAGTCCGCGCCTGGCGCAAGAAGCAACAGCGCGATCGACTCCAGTTTTCTGATGAGTTTCTCGATGCCCTCAGCCAGGAACTCGATTCCAGTGCGGACTACCTCCAGCAACGGTACGACATGCTGCGTGACTGTATCGCCAAGCTTCCGCAACATCATCGTCAGCTGATTGCCTACCGTTACTCGTCTGGTCACGCAATCGACGAGATCGCCGAGCAGACCCAACGCAGTATCGACGCCGTTTATCGCCTGCTGAGTCGCATACGACGCAGTCTGCAGGAATGCGTTACCGATCAACTTAGCCTTGAGGACGCGTGA
- a CDS encoding CBM96 family carbohydrate-binding protein produces MNAPEHLEEFRELCEKLLEGRITAEEMTRLEMLFLSSQPLRREFVELSHLHASLASMARKAGWQAILDGEAPLAAKQSAEPATPSRAAGNKTRIWTAVAATLALALSLMMILRPGPEPPKNLTFATISTTDGSRWVSASIPTANDTRIGSGRVQLSDGIAKFVFDNGAKVEIEGPADFEIFDDMHCQLYNGKLVATMSPTSQGFSIETPDALLIDQGTSFGVNVTDQGKSSLQVFDGLVDIEHHSSGTKLSIREQEAAEISEEGVAKYANFTEAFRSGFSQRDTEEERRQVQLTTATGAGQDQWIIRDPNERYGPDDLLMIKLAKRDYKEFDRKIYLQFDLTKIDLTRIEEASLTMTASPTGIGYASRMPDATFEVFALIDDSLDDWGMDNLTWENAPANVPEGDQLDDIKTQSLGTFTIPRGQKQGTYSLSGAPLLDLIKSDANRQVTLIIVPKTREAISGALVHGFAAGNHLSLPPPTLRLIMEK; encoded by the coding sequence ATGAACGCCCCAGAACACCTAGAAGAGTTCCGCGAGTTGTGCGAAAAGCTTCTCGAAGGCCGCATCACAGCCGAAGAGATGACGCGACTGGAGATGCTGTTCCTTTCTTCGCAACCGCTCCGGCGCGAGTTCGTCGAGCTTTCACACTTGCATGCCTCTTTGGCTTCGATGGCTCGCAAAGCGGGTTGGCAGGCCATCCTGGATGGTGAGGCTCCACTTGCTGCGAAGCAATCCGCCGAGCCGGCCACTCCCTCACGAGCGGCTGGCAACAAAACGCGAATCTGGACCGCGGTCGCGGCGACGTTGGCCTTGGCACTTTCACTAATGATGATCCTTCGCCCCGGTCCCGAGCCTCCCAAGAACCTGACCTTCGCAACCATTTCCACCACCGATGGAAGCCGGTGGGTCTCGGCTTCCATTCCTACGGCCAACGACACCCGCATCGGATCGGGACGTGTTCAGCTTTCCGATGGCATCGCCAAGTTTGTCTTCGATAACGGTGCCAAGGTCGAGATTGAAGGGCCTGCCGATTTCGAGATCTTCGATGACATGCACTGCCAGCTATACAACGGAAAGCTGGTCGCCACGATGAGCCCAACCTCGCAAGGTTTTTCGATTGAAACCCCCGATGCGTTGCTCATCGATCAAGGGACCAGTTTCGGTGTGAATGTGACCGACCAAGGCAAGTCGAGCCTGCAAGTCTTTGACGGCCTGGTTGATATCGAACATCACAGCAGCGGCACCAAGCTTTCGATTCGCGAGCAGGAAGCTGCGGAGATCTCGGAAGAAGGGGTCGCGAAGTATGCCAATTTCACAGAAGCATTTCGCAGCGGATTCAGCCAGAGGGACACCGAAGAGGAACGTCGCCAGGTCCAACTCACCACCGCCACTGGGGCCGGCCAAGACCAATGGATTATTCGCGATCCAAACGAACGCTATGGTCCGGACGACTTACTGATGATCAAGCTCGCCAAACGCGACTACAAGGAGTTCGATCGCAAGATCTATCTTCAGTTTGATCTGACGAAAATCGATCTCACGCGGATCGAAGAGGCTTCGCTAACGATGACCGCCTCGCCGACCGGTATTGGCTATGCGTCGCGGATGCCCGATGCCACCTTCGAGGTCTTCGCCCTGATCGATGACAGCCTCGATGATTGGGGCATGGACAATCTGACTTGGGAGAACGCACCGGCCAACGTACCGGAAGGTGACCAACTGGACGACATCAAGACCCAATCCTTGGGAACATTTACTATACCGCGCGGGCAAAAACAGGGCACCTATTCGCTCTCAGGCGCACCACTACTGGATCTCATTAAATCAGACGCGAACCGCCAAGTTACCCTGATTATTGTCCCCAAAACGCGCGAAGCCATCAGCGGAGCGCTTGTCCACGGTTTTGCTGCCGGCAACCACTTAAGCTTGCCCCCACCTACCCTTCGACTCATCATGGAGAAATAG
- a CDS encoding family 16 glycoside hydrolase, with protein MTTFYCRLFLSLTFAVALVTSSHAAEEQFQVLFNGKDLSGWKGHDQFWSVQDGTIVGETTSENPTKGNTFLVWQGADVGDLEFRCKVRFQGNNSGVQYRSEIADADNYVLKGYQADLHPKQEYFGMLYGEKTGRGIIATRGQQVVIDADGKKEVTGQVGDGTQLIDDEWNDLRIVAVGNRLIHQVNGVTTVDITDGSKDAMLKGALGLQLHAGAPMKVEFRNVLLRELKGDEAKAVLSDAIATGTPSEKTASDTPTDLAPQSNEAWLKAKPVAKWIWAQESPDGHKLNLRKSFEIGGDVKVARLYATCDNSMKLFLNGKAVKSSPKWESPIELNVAKSLKPGKNVLAVAGENEGGVAALVLKLVVELADGTKQSIVTDESWKISDAKAAGWEQVAFDDSSWKKPTIKGTLGDGPWGIPNYTSQPQQSGSKDPLDPKNILTAPGFAVDHIYTVPKEQGSWVSLTVDPKGRFYACDQGGAGLYRITVRGNEQPLIEPVSVDALKSISGIQGMIWAFDSLWVHRNGGHLYRLTDTNGDDKLDTAEEIPGGTGGGEHGNHAVIVTEDGRELYLDGGNHAALAEHKKSHVATWDEDLLLPRMWDANGHARGRLAPGGWVTRLNPETKEQTVYTIGFRNQYDIDRNRFGDVFTYDADMEWDLGLPWYRPTRICHVASGADYGWRSGSGKWPAYYEDSLPPVVDIGPGSPTGVVSGKGTAFPTRYQDALYALDWTFGTIYAIHMKPHGAGYKGEAEPFTFGSPLPVTDAIVGNDGALYFTIGGRGTQSAMFRVRYIGDESLDAPTEVDPAAAEARMKRRHLEAFHGTKAPAAVEFAWPFLSSEDRFLRNAARAAIESQPVDTWADAVFTEQDPQAHVTAAVALARMGSEDHRAAQLASLAKMDAKSLDKGQLLGLLRAYALTFIRLGAPTESERTQVIAQLDPLLPSKDADINTELIRVLTYLRANSVVAKTMTLIEQRSTPETPDWSTLASRNARYGGTVNALLNNHPPTRELGYAFILRNMRSGWTIDQRKAYFTFLNEAAKASGGASYPGYLTRIRDEALGNCSDAERKALEGITGEDFNPVPDFPIAKIEGPGKEYTLDSAMAAVRGKPDFERGRSLFFSSTCGKCHRLGTLGGSIGPDLTSIPHKFDQRYLVEAIVDPSKNISDQYGSSVVLLDSGRVVTGLVVENDDEVTIYPNEPNAEPVKVSKEEIEDVQPSPVSQMPKDLLNPLSPEEVRDLVNYLMASGNPNDKRYRGK; from the coding sequence ATGACGACATTCTATTGCCGCCTGTTTCTTTCCCTGACGTTTGCCGTGGCCCTGGTAACTTCTTCGCATGCGGCGGAAGAGCAGTTCCAGGTCTTGTTCAACGGCAAGGACCTTTCCGGTTGGAAAGGACATGACCAGTTCTGGTCAGTCCAAGACGGAACGATCGTCGGTGAGACGACTTCCGAGAACCCAACCAAGGGCAACACGTTCCTCGTGTGGCAAGGCGCCGACGTGGGCGACTTAGAGTTTCGCTGCAAGGTCCGTTTCCAGGGCAACAACTCGGGCGTCCAGTACCGAAGCGAAATTGCCGATGCGGATAACTATGTCCTCAAAGGATATCAGGCCGACCTGCATCCTAAGCAGGAATACTTCGGCATGCTCTACGGTGAGAAAACAGGCCGGGGCATCATTGCTACTCGCGGACAGCAGGTAGTGATCGACGCTGACGGCAAGAAGGAAGTCACCGGCCAGGTCGGCGATGGCACCCAACTGATCGACGATGAGTGGAACGACCTGCGAATTGTCGCTGTCGGTAATCGTCTTATCCATCAAGTCAATGGCGTCACCACGGTCGATATCACCGACGGAAGCAAAGATGCGATGCTCAAAGGTGCCCTTGGTTTGCAGCTGCATGCCGGGGCTCCGATGAAGGTCGAATTCCGCAACGTTCTTCTTCGCGAACTCAAAGGAGACGAAGCCAAGGCCGTCCTCTCCGATGCCATCGCCACCGGCACACCCAGCGAGAAGACCGCATCCGATACACCAACCGATTTGGCTCCCCAGTCCAACGAAGCATGGCTCAAAGCCAAGCCCGTCGCCAAGTGGATCTGGGCACAGGAATCCCCAGACGGTCACAAGCTTAACTTGCGTAAGTCGTTCGAGATTGGCGGCGACGTGAAAGTGGCTCGTCTGTATGCCACGTGTGACAACAGCATGAAGCTGTTCCTGAACGGCAAGGCCGTCAAGAGTAGCCCCAAATGGGAATCGCCGATCGAGCTCAACGTCGCCAAGTCGCTCAAGCCTGGCAAGAACGTTCTGGCAGTTGCCGGAGAGAACGAAGGTGGCGTAGCGGCGTTGGTGCTGAAGCTTGTCGTGGAGCTTGCCGACGGCACCAAGCAATCGATCGTCACCGACGAGAGCTGGAAGATCAGCGACGCCAAAGCAGCTGGCTGGGAGCAGGTCGCTTTCGACGACTCCAGCTGGAAAAAGCCCACCATCAAAGGAACGTTAGGCGATGGCCCTTGGGGCATTCCCAATTACACTTCGCAACCGCAACAGAGTGGATCAAAGGATCCCCTGGACCCGAAGAACATTTTGACCGCACCAGGATTCGCCGTCGATCACATCTACACGGTCCCTAAGGAACAAGGCAGTTGGGTTTCGCTCACCGTTGATCCGAAGGGTCGTTTTTACGCTTGCGATCAAGGCGGAGCTGGCCTGTACCGAATCACCGTTCGCGGAAACGAACAACCGCTGATCGAGCCGGTCTCGGTCGATGCCCTCAAGTCGATCTCGGGTATCCAAGGGATGATCTGGGCCTTCGATAGCTTGTGGGTCCACCGCAACGGTGGGCACCTCTATCGCTTGACCGACACCAACGGCGACGACAAGCTCGACACAGCCGAGGAAATCCCCGGCGGAACAGGCGGCGGCGAGCACGGCAACCACGCGGTGATCGTGACCGAAGATGGACGTGAACTCTATCTCGACGGCGGTAACCATGCAGCACTGGCCGAACACAAAAAGTCGCACGTCGCGACTTGGGACGAAGATTTGCTCCTGCCACGGATGTGGGATGCCAACGGACATGCTCGCGGTCGACTCGCCCCAGGCGGTTGGGTCACACGTCTGAATCCCGAAACGAAAGAACAAACCGTCTACACGATTGGATTCCGTAATCAGTACGACATCGACAGGAACCGCTTCGGCGACGTCTTCACCTACGACGCCGACATGGAGTGGGACTTGGGTCTGCCGTGGTACCGACCTACCCGTATCTGCCATGTGGCCAGTGGTGCCGACTACGGCTGGCGTAGTGGTTCCGGCAAGTGGCCAGCGTACTACGAAGACAGCCTTCCACCGGTTGTCGATATCGGCCCTGGTTCCCCGACGGGTGTTGTAAGTGGCAAGGGAACTGCTTTCCCGACTCGCTACCAAGATGCCCTTTACGCCCTCGACTGGACGTTCGGCACGATTTACGCGATTCACATGAAACCGCACGGAGCCGGCTACAAAGGCGAGGCCGAACCGTTCACCTTTGGTTCGCCTCTTCCTGTGACGGATGCGATCGTCGGCAACGATGGTGCTTTGTACTTCACGATCGGTGGTCGTGGCACCCAGTCGGCCATGTTCCGCGTTCGCTACATCGGTGATGAATCGTTGGACGCTCCTACCGAAGTCGATCCGGCCGCGGCCGAAGCCCGCATGAAGCGACGTCACTTGGAAGCGTTCCACGGAACGAAAGCTCCGGCAGCCGTCGAGTTTGCCTGGCCGTTTCTTTCCAGCGAAGACCGCTTCCTGAGAAATGCCGCGCGAGCTGCGATTGAAAGCCAACCAGTCGACACGTGGGCGGATGCGGTGTTCACCGAACAAGACCCACAAGCACACGTGACGGCAGCGGTTGCGTTGGCACGTATGGGCAGCGAAGATCATCGCGCCGCTCAATTGGCAAGCCTCGCCAAGATGGATGCCAAGTCGTTGGACAAGGGTCAGCTCCTTGGTCTGCTGCGTGCCTATGCTCTTACCTTCATTCGGCTGGGTGCTCCGACCGAGTCGGAACGAACCCAGGTTATCGCCCAGCTCGATCCGCTGCTTCCCAGCAAGGATGCAGACATCAACACGGAACTCATTCGTGTCCTCACGTATCTGCGTGCCAACAGCGTGGTGGCTAAGACCATGACACTGATCGAGCAGCGTTCGACTCCCGAGACCCCTGATTGGTCGACGCTTGCCTCACGCAACGCCCGGTACGGCGGTACGGTGAATGCCCTGCTGAACAACCATCCTCCGACTCGCGAACTTGGTTACGCATTCATCCTGCGTAACATGCGTAGCGGTTGGACGATTGATCAGCGCAAGGCTTACTTCACCTTCCTGAACGAAGCGGCCAAGGCCTCCGGCGGTGCCAGCTACCCAGGCTACCTCACGCGTATTCGTGACGAAGCACTGGGCAACTGCAGCGACGCCGAGCGCAAAGCCCTCGAAGGCATCACCGGAGAAGACTTCAACCCGGTTCCCGATTTCCCGATCGCCAAGATCGAGGGCCCCGGTAAGGAGTACACGCTCGATTCGGCCATGGCAGCTGTTCGTGGCAAGCCTGACTTTGAGCGTGGCCGCTCGCTCTTCTTCAGTTCCACGTGCGGCAAGTGCCATCGCCTCGGAACCCTTGGCGGCAGCATCGGACCGGACCTGACCAGTATTCCTCACAAGTTCGACCAGCGTTACCTGGTCGAAGCGATCGTCGACCCGAGTAAGAATATCTCGGATCAATACGGATCGTCGGTGGTGCTGCTGGATAGCGGTCGTGTGGTGACTGGGCTGGTCGTCGAAAACGACGACGAAGTTACCATCTACCCGAACGAGCCGAATGCCGAGCCTGTGAAGGTCTCGAAGGAAGAAATCGAAGACGTTCAACCGTCTCCTGTTTCGCAAATGCCTAAGGACCTGCTCAACCCGCTGAGCCCCGAAGAAGTTCGCGACCTGGTGAACTACTTGATGGCATCTGGTAATCCCAACGACAAGCGATACCGCGGCAAATAA
- a CDS encoding DUF1559 domain-containing protein has product MTLRMDLSHGKHQGFTLVELLVVIAIIGVLIALLLPAVQQAREAARRMQCSNNLKQLGLALHNYHDTFGKLPSGGHQETELSWHVSILPFMEQPALYDQFAFTTGGYAQTNKVQHATNRVDGYLCPSGSIENATDSAHTDKYTTHYYGVMGPKGTNPTSSSAYVGNYSSTGGTCPVSSHGGLSDQGMLRTNQNRAFRDVTDGTSNTVMVGEKSWAKPSGGTDFARYRPWTRGSAGTGGGCWASGVKNLAYPINSQHVTQFNDISFGSEHPGGAMFLNVDGSVAFLPETIDFGVLLSNASRDGGEPVVRN; this is encoded by the coding sequence ATGACGCTTCGAATGGACTTGTCCCACGGGAAACACCAAGGGTTCACGCTCGTTGAGCTACTTGTGGTGATCGCAATTATTGGTGTGCTGATTGCCTTGCTTTTGCCGGCCGTGCAGCAGGCACGTGAAGCCGCGCGGCGAATGCAGTGCAGTAATAACCTGAAGCAGTTGGGACTTGCCCTGCATAACTACCACGATACCTTCGGAAAACTGCCATCCGGGGGGCACCAAGAGACCGAGCTGAGTTGGCACGTGTCGATTCTTCCATTCATGGAGCAGCCGGCACTCTATGACCAGTTTGCCTTTACGACCGGTGGATATGCCCAGACCAACAAGGTGCAACACGCCACCAACCGCGTTGATGGTTATCTTTGCCCGAGCGGCAGTATCGAAAATGCCACGGACTCGGCACACACCGATAAATACACGACGCACTACTACGGCGTGATGGGGCCTAAGGGGACGAACCCTACTTCCAGCAGCGCCTATGTCGGAAACTATTCTTCCACCGGTGGGACCTGCCCGGTCAGCTCCCATGGCGGTCTTTCCGATCAAGGCATGCTTCGCACGAATCAGAATCGAGCTTTCCGAGATGTGACCGATGGAACTTCCAACACCGTGATGGTGGGTGAGAAGTCATGGGCGAAGCCCTCTGGTGGGACCGACTTTGCTCGTTACCGTCCCTGGACACGCGGCTCGGCAGGGACAGGCGGTGGATGCTGGGCATCTGGCGTGAAGAACTTGGCCTACCCGATCAACTCGCAGCACGTCACCCAGTTCAATGATATCTCATTCGGCAGCGAGCACCCGGGCGGAGCCATGTTCCTGAATGTCGACGGCTCGGTTGCGTTTCTACCTGAAACGATCGATTTCGGTGTGCTGCTCTCCAACGCCAGTCGCGATGGCGGTGAGCCTGTCGTGCGGAACTAG